The segment ATCATGGTCAACGGTACAGGTCTTAACTCATCCATTTTTCTAATACCTTATTTAATTGAGACGCAATTGCAATTATGTTTTAAAAAAATTCTCACCTCCTCTCTTTAGAACTCCCAGAGCACGCCTTACAATACCCTCTAATGCCTAACCTATGTTCTACAGGGTTAAATCCATATCTTTTGCAAATTTCATCTTGCAATCTTTCAATCTGCTCATCTTTAAATTCAATGATCTTACCACATCCTATACAGAGCAGGTGGTCATGATGGTCATGTCCAAAGGTATGTTCATAACTCGCCCTACCCTGGCAACGAAATGCCTCTTTAACCAGATTACTTTCAACTAATAAAGGA is part of the bacterium genome and harbors:
- a CDS encoding Fur family transcriptional regulator yields the protein MMTKEKIFKDYLRQKGLKFTPEREVVLEEVFSTHKHFDVDELYDRLRKRDERISRATIYRTLPLLVESNLVKEAFRCQGRASYEHTFGHDHHDHLLCIGCGKIIEFKDEQIERLQDEICKRYGFNPVEHRLGIRGYCKACSGSSKERR